The following proteins are co-located in the Streptomyces sp. NBC_00435 genome:
- a CDS encoding TetR/AcrR family transcriptional regulator: MSTARERILEATAELLATKDAPAISTRAICDRAKVGMPEIYRQFGDKEGLLTAVADIGFERFLANKRRNPHTGDPVADLRAAWDSHVAFALRNPHLYRLMFTPAGETKPQAIKEAQALLLAAVERCRDAGRLRTAPALAAQSILSANVGVCLMALSFPELFGGLDISQSVRDAVIGKVTGEEGEDTRVAAAAVLAQALLGTLTGSAPADEDTIDRLTRALRPSPQPPSPSPVEA; the protein is encoded by the coding sequence ATGTCAACGGCACGAGAGCGCATCCTGGAAGCCACCGCGGAGCTGCTCGCCACCAAGGACGCGCCGGCGATCTCGACCCGGGCCATCTGCGACCGGGCCAAGGTCGGCATGCCCGAGATCTACCGCCAGTTCGGCGACAAAGAGGGACTGCTGACCGCGGTGGCCGACATCGGCTTCGAGCGCTTCCTCGCCAACAAGAGGCGCAACCCCCACACCGGCGACCCGGTGGCGGACCTGCGCGCGGCCTGGGACAGCCACGTGGCGTTCGCGCTGCGCAACCCCCACCTCTACCGGCTGATGTTCACGCCGGCCGGAGAGACCAAACCGCAGGCCATCAAGGAAGCGCAGGCCCTGCTCCTGGCAGCGGTGGAACGGTGCCGCGACGCCGGGCGGCTGCGCACCGCCCCGGCCCTGGCCGCGCAGTCGATCCTCTCGGCGAACGTGGGCGTGTGCCTGATGGCGCTGTCCTTCCCCGAACTGTTCGGTGGGCTGGACATCTCCCAGTCGGTGCGCGACGCCGTGATCGGGAAGGTCACCGGCGAGGAGGGGGAGGACACGCGGGTCGCGGCGGCGGCCGTCCTCGCCCAGGCGCTGCTCGGCACCCTCACGGGATCGGCGCCGGCGGACGAGGACACCATCGACCGCCTGACCCGGGCCCTGCGCCCCTCGCCGCAGCCGCCGTCGCCGTCACCGGTGGAGGCGTAG
- a CDS encoding MFS transporter, whose translation MHAPSPATADEGAEPYRWRWLILAVMIVAEIMDLLDASIVNVAGPALEESLGAGPVGLQWVIGGYALTLGAGLVLGGRLGDRYGRRRVFLLGLAAFTACSLLCALAPDTGSLIAFRLLQGAAGALLLPQGLGLLRENFSGPELTKVFGIFGPVLGLGGIIGPVLGGGLIEGDLFGLGWRSVFLVNLPIGIAALAVAAKFVPRRPGDRAVRVDLAGACLVAVACALLVLPLNQGQEDGWPLWTWLSMAASALGFALFALQQRRTAAAGREPLVAPALLRKPAFSVGLVGIALFFAGLVGTQLVLTLYLQIGRHFTAGEAGLGNLPLAVGTAIGGAVSGAFLAGRIGRKVLQIGPLVQLVGAVLLWFELDALGGAAFSVLDVAPGVTVAGVGSGMVIAALFSFVLAAVDDEEIGSASGVLSAVQSIGGSVGVAVFGSVFFARASAGDFTGGYQRALVVQACLLAAFLAITFLLPAKARPEDEHRTSTADAPAETPAGASG comes from the coding sequence ATGCACGCCCCGTCCCCCGCCACCGCCGACGAGGGCGCCGAACCCTACCGGTGGCGCTGGCTGATCCTGGCGGTGATGATCGTCGCGGAGATCATGGACCTGCTGGACGCCTCGATCGTCAACGTCGCCGGCCCGGCCCTGGAGGAGTCCCTCGGGGCCGGCCCCGTGGGTCTGCAATGGGTGATCGGCGGCTACGCCCTCACCCTGGGGGCCGGGCTCGTCCTCGGCGGCCGGCTGGGCGACCGTTACGGACGCCGCCGCGTGTTCCTGCTCGGCCTGGCCGCGTTCACGGCCTGCTCGTTGCTCTGCGCGCTGGCACCGGACACCGGGTCGTTGATCGCCTTCAGGCTGCTCCAGGGCGCCGCCGGGGCGCTGCTCCTCCCCCAGGGCCTGGGCCTGCTGCGGGAGAACTTCTCCGGGCCCGAACTCACCAAGGTCTTCGGGATCTTCGGTCCCGTACTCGGACTGGGCGGCATCATCGGCCCGGTCCTGGGCGGCGGACTGATCGAGGGCGACCTCTTCGGCCTGGGCTGGCGGTCGGTGTTCCTCGTCAACCTGCCCATCGGCATCGCAGCCCTGGCCGTCGCCGCGAAGTTCGTACCGAGGAGGCCCGGCGACCGTGCCGTACGTGTCGACCTGGCCGGTGCGTGCCTGGTGGCGGTCGCCTGCGCCCTGCTGGTACTGCCGCTGAACCAGGGCCAGGAGGACGGCTGGCCGCTGTGGACCTGGCTGTCCATGGCCGCCTCCGCCCTCGGCTTCGCCCTGTTCGCGCTCCAGCAGCGCCGGACGGCCGCGGCGGGCCGCGAACCGCTGGTGGCTCCGGCGCTCCTGCGCAAACCCGCCTTCAGCGTCGGGCTCGTCGGCATCGCGCTCTTCTTCGCCGGGCTAGTCGGCACGCAGCTCGTCCTCACCCTCTACCTGCAGATCGGCCGGCACTTCACCGCCGGCGAGGCCGGCCTCGGCAATCTGCCGCTCGCCGTGGGCACCGCGATCGGCGGCGCGGTCAGCGGCGCCTTCCTCGCCGGGCGGATCGGCCGCAAGGTGCTCCAGATCGGCCCGCTGGTCCAGCTCGTGGGTGCGGTCCTGCTCTGGTTCGAGCTCGACGCCCTCGGTGGCGCCGCGTTCTCGGTGCTGGACGTGGCTCCGGGCGTGACGGTGGCGGGCGTCGGGTCGGGCATGGTCATCGCCGCCCTGTTCAGCTTCGTGCTCGCCGCCGTCGACGACGAGGAGATCGGCTCCGCCTCGGGAGTCCTGTCCGCGGTGCAGTCCATCGGCGGGTCCGTCGGGGTCGCGGTCTTCGGCTCGGTGTTCTTCGCCCGGGCCTCGGCCGGGGACTTCACCGGGGGGTACCAGCGCGCTCTCGTCGTACAGGCGTGCCTGCTGGCGGCGTTCCTCGCCATCACCTTCCTGCTGCCCGCGAAGGCCCGGCCGGAGGACGAACACCGTACGAGCACCGCCGACGCCCCCGCCGAGACCCCCGCGGGCGCGTCCGGCTGA
- a CDS encoding MarR family winged helix-turn-helix transcriptional regulator, which yields MEGLRTYGGHYTELGRRFAAWLGLHSTDATAVLEIAAAEERGTPLSPARLSERIPLSTGATTALLNRLEAAGHVTRTREHSDRRVVTLRAGSHVQERADEFFGPLGHRLDAAMAHYPPELLERFASFVADLNATMDAHLAEQPTGQPAGTAGSKAAERGRNR from the coding sequence ATGGAAGGGCTCAGGACCTACGGCGGCCACTACACCGAGCTAGGCCGGCGCTTCGCCGCCTGGCTGGGCCTGCACTCCACCGACGCGACCGCGGTACTGGAGATCGCCGCCGCCGAGGAGCGGGGCACCCCCCTGTCCCCGGCCCGTCTCAGCGAGCGCATCCCCCTGTCCACGGGCGCCACGACCGCGCTCCTGAACCGCCTCGAAGCGGCCGGCCACGTCACCCGTACCCGTGAGCACTCCGACCGGCGGGTCGTCACCCTGCGCGCCGGGTCCCACGTCCAGGAACGCGCCGACGAGTTCTTCGGTCCGCTGGGACATCGCCTGGACGCCGCCATGGCCCACTACCCGCCGGAACTCCTCGAACGCTTCGCGTCCTTCGTGGCCGATCTGAACGCCACCATGGACGCCCATCTCGCCGAACAGCCCACGGGACAGCCGGCCGGCACGGCCGGGTCGAAGGCCGCGGAGCGAGGGCGAAACCGCTGA
- a CDS encoding toxin — protein MSLRELRKECEAGLADLPIPAPFTIEGLVANMEAARGRTIVLQELPERLARVNAACGLRLKSGTTSYVLYRRRPTAYQTQHVILHELCHEWFDHGTSLDADQLRLLLPVFDTSLIKRVLSSDTVQARAQYDTHDERIAEFGASLIPRMARDVTSDDMVGRLANSLSRPVAHRRRGLFRGLFHRS, from the coding sequence ATGTCCCTGCGTGAACTGCGCAAAGAGTGCGAAGCCGGACTGGCGGACCTGCCGATACCCGCCCCCTTCACCATCGAAGGCCTGGTGGCGAACATGGAGGCGGCCCGCGGCCGGACCATCGTCCTCCAGGAACTGCCCGAACGCCTGGCACGCGTCAACGCGGCCTGCGGCCTGCGGTTGAAGTCGGGCACCACCAGTTACGTGCTCTACCGCCGCCGCCCCACCGCGTACCAGACCCAGCACGTGATCCTGCACGAGCTGTGCCACGAGTGGTTCGACCACGGAACCAGCCTGGACGCGGACCAGCTGCGCTTGCTGCTACCGGTGTTCGACACCTCCCTGATCAAGCGGGTGCTCTCCTCCGACACGGTCCAGGCCCGCGCCCAGTACGACACGCACGACGAGCGGATCGCCGAGTTCGGCGCCTCCCTCATCCCCCGCATGGCCAGGGACGTGACCAGTGACGACATGGTCGGACGGCTGGCCAACTCGCTCTCCCGGCCGGTCGCCCACCGGCGCCGCGGCCTTTTCCGCGGCCTCTTCCACCGCTCGTAG
- a CDS encoding MAB_1171c family putative transporter, with product MTALDLAGYLIAGLMTAVALWRMPAALWGDEEDRRRRALWGCYAGFAIALWTKTQVVRIGLNNSPVVDLAVLIKHYTSTIAILAILSYIVAIYGHFPEGGVIPRHVRFARLIQQVATKASVITLVLLTVLFFTVVDRSVPADRFVAEHAGQWGATLYMSVFYLYLGAASAVCAYQWALATADTKLLHLRVGLGMMTIAMFIGVGYTLSRTLFLWISVADQPSESFALTFDKATEAAQLVLFAFFALGASIPACSKGWRRARLWRAQVNLHPLWRELMTAFPDQPFAPPASLTRELTRFDTPADLRVDRWAADIADAVEKLRHYVPDSLLTAAKEAAAGGDSDPGKAGSLADAYWIKAALIAKAEGAPAGKAAAFEGKQATDQDGEVAWLVRVAAAYKTVPEQRTRAVLRSCLEPSA from the coding sequence GTGACCGCGCTCGATCTCGCCGGCTACCTCATCGCCGGTCTGATGACTGCCGTAGCCCTGTGGCGCATGCCCGCCGCTCTTTGGGGCGATGAGGAGGACAGGCGCCGCCGCGCCCTGTGGGGCTGCTACGCGGGCTTCGCCATCGCCCTGTGGACCAAGACCCAGGTGGTCCGAATAGGGCTCAACAACAGCCCGGTCGTGGACCTCGCCGTCCTGATCAAGCACTACACGTCCACCATCGCCATCCTGGCGATCCTCAGCTACATCGTCGCCATCTACGGCCACTTCCCGGAGGGCGGGGTGATCCCCCGCCACGTACGGTTCGCCCGGTTGATCCAGCAGGTGGCCACCAAGGCCTCCGTCATCACCCTCGTCCTGCTGACCGTGCTCTTCTTCACGGTGGTGGACCGCTCGGTCCCCGCGGACCGGTTCGTGGCCGAACATGCCGGCCAGTGGGGCGCCACGCTCTACATGAGCGTCTTCTACCTCTACTTGGGCGCCGCGTCCGCCGTCTGCGCCTATCAGTGGGCCCTGGCCACGGCTGACACCAAGCTGCTCCACCTCCGGGTGGGTCTCGGCATGATGACCATCGCGATGTTCATCGGTGTCGGCTACACCCTCAGCCGGACCCTGTTCCTGTGGATCAGCGTGGCCGACCAGCCCAGCGAGAGCTTCGCGCTGACCTTCGACAAGGCCACTGAAGCCGCCCAGCTGGTCCTCTTCGCCTTCTTCGCGCTCGGCGCCTCCATTCCCGCCTGCAGCAAGGGCTGGCGGCGGGCCCGGCTGTGGCGGGCGCAGGTGAACCTGCATCCGCTGTGGCGCGAGCTGATGACGGCCTTCCCCGACCAGCCCTTCGCCCCGCCTGCCTCGCTCACCCGGGAACTGACCCGCTTCGACACCCCGGCGGACCTGCGCGTCGACCGCTGGGCGGCCGACATCGCGGACGCCGTGGAGAAGCTGCGGCACTACGTGCCCGACAGCCTGCTGACCGCCGCCAAGGAGGCCGCCGCGGGCGGGGACTCGGACCCCGGGAAGGCGGGCTCGCTCGCCGACGCCTACTGGATCAAGGCAGCCCTGATCGCCAAGGCCGAGGGCGCGCCCGCCGGCAAGGCGGCCGCCTTCGAGGGCAAGCAGGCCACCGACCAGGACGGCGAAGTCGCCTGGCTGGTACGGGTGGCCGCCGCCTACAAGACCGTTCCGGAGCAGCGGACCCGGGCCGTCCTGCGGTCCTGCCTGGAGCCCAGCGCGTGA
- a CDS encoding MerR family transcriptional regulator: MTADASFGRLDDDDYPAYTMGRAAAMLGTTQAFLRAIGEARLITPLRSEGGHRRYSRYQLRIAARARELVDQGTPIEAACRIIILEDQLEEAQRINTEYRRAAGPPTPTP; the protein is encoded by the coding sequence ATGACAGCAGACGCTTCGTTCGGCCGTCTTGACGACGACGACTACCCCGCCTACACGATGGGCCGGGCGGCAGCCATGCTCGGCACCACCCAGGCCTTCCTCCGCGCCATCGGGGAAGCACGCCTGATCACCCCGCTCCGCTCCGAGGGCGGCCACCGCCGCTACTCCCGCTACCAGCTGCGCATCGCCGCACGCGCCCGGGAACTCGTCGACCAGGGCACCCCCATCGAGGCCGCCTGCCGCATCATCATCCTCGAGGACCAGCTCGAGGAAGCCCAGCGCATCAACACCGAATACCGCCGCGCCGCCGGTCCACCGACTCCGACTCCGTAG
- a CDS encoding SCO5918 family protein, which yields MRCVIARFPFDLTKSGVLESMKDVKPEEVLGESVIIGRRVYPVKQVGQVITRQDRRDFSIGEVLRAMTQLGFTCRGVPRTAVPPRILSPLEQVSAMLGVPMTA from the coding sequence ATGCGCTGCGTCATCGCCCGTTTCCCGTTCGACCTGACCAAGAGCGGCGTCCTGGAATCGATGAAGGACGTCAAGCCGGAGGAGGTCCTCGGCGAGTCCGTGATCATCGGCCGCCGCGTCTACCCCGTCAAGCAGGTCGGCCAGGTCATCACCCGTCAGGACCGCCGCGACTTCAGCATCGGCGAGGTCCTCCGCGCCATGACCCAGCTCGGCTTCACCTGCCGCGGCGTCCCCCGGACCGCCGTGCCCCCTCGCATCCTCAGCCCGCTCGAGCAGGTCTCCGCGATGCTCGGCGTCCCCATGACCGCCTGA
- a CDS encoding DEAD/DEAH box helicase — protein MNPTRTNDRSSRTRGRTGASAFSSGSGSGSGRGGRFGSSAPSRSGGQNRSGGYGRRPAALQGEFALPKTITPALPAVEAFAALDMPAELLAALGTQGVSVPFPIQGATLPNSLAGRNVLGRGRTGSGKTLAFGLALLARTAGQRAEPRQPLALVLVPTRELAQQVTEALTPYARAVKLRLATVVGGMPIGRQANALRNGTEVVVATPGRLKDLIDRGDCRLNQVAVTVLDEADQMADMGFMPQVTALLDQVRPEGQRMLFSATLDRNVDLLVRRYLTDPVVHSVDPSQGAVTTMEHHVLYVHGADKQAATTEIAARDGRVIMFLDTKHAVDRLTQDLLGSGVRAAALHGGKSQPQRTRTLAQFKTGHVTVLVATNVAARGIHVDNLDLVVNVDPPTDHKDYLHRGGRTARAGESGSVVTLVTPNQRRDMTRLMAAAGIVPQTTQVRSGEEALHRITGAQAPSGIPVTITAPVSERPKRSATSRGRRSSVSAARRVSVRQSAFDAAA, from the coding sequence ATGAACCCCACACGTACGAACGACCGCTCCTCCCGTACCCGCGGCCGTACCGGCGCCTCCGCATTCAGCTCCGGTTCCGGTTCTGGTTCTGGCCGGGGCGGTCGGTTCGGTTCGTCCGCCCCGAGCCGCTCGGGGGGCCAGAACCGCTCGGGCGGCTACGGCCGGCGACCCGCCGCGCTGCAGGGCGAGTTCGCCCTGCCGAAGACGATCACTCCCGCGCTGCCCGCGGTCGAGGCGTTCGCCGCGCTCGACATGCCCGCGGAGCTGCTGGCCGCGCTCGGCACCCAGGGAGTGTCGGTGCCGTTCCCGATCCAGGGCGCGACACTGCCGAACTCCCTCGCGGGCCGGAACGTCCTGGGCCGCGGCCGTACCGGTTCCGGCAAGACGCTCGCCTTCGGCCTGGCGCTGCTGGCCCGTACGGCCGGTCAGCGCGCCGAGCCCCGCCAGCCCCTGGCACTGGTCCTGGTCCCCACCCGGGAACTCGCCCAGCAGGTCACCGAAGCCCTGACTCCCTACGCCCGCGCCGTGAAGCTGCGCCTGGCCACCGTCGTCGGCGGGATGCCCATCGGCCGTCAGGCCAACGCGCTGCGGAACGGCACGGAGGTCGTCGTGGCCACGCCCGGCCGGCTCAAGGACCTCATCGACCGCGGCGACTGCCGGCTGAACCAGGTCGCCGTCACCGTTCTCGACGAAGCCGACCAGATGGCCGACATGGGCTTCATGCCCCAGGTCACCGCACTCCTGGACCAGGTGCGTCCCGAGGGCCAGCGGATGCTGTTCTCCGCCACCCTCGACCGCAACGTCGACCTCCTGGTCCGCCGCTACCTCACCGACCCCGTCGTCCACTCCGTCGACCCCTCGCAGGGCGCGGTCACCACGATGGAACACCACGTCCTGTACGTCCACGGCGCCGACAAGCAGGCCGCCACGACCGAGATCGCCGCCCGCGACGGCCGGGTGATCATGTTCCTCGACACCAAGCACGCCGTGGACCGCCTCACCCAGGACCTCCTCGGCAGCGGGGTCCGCGCGGCCGCCCTGCACGGGGGCAAGTCGCAGCCCCAGCGGACCCGTACCCTGGCCCAGTTCAAGACCGGCCACGTCACCGTCCTGGTCGCCACGAACGTCGCGGCCCGCGGCATCCACGTCGACAACCTCGACCTCGTCGTCAACGTGGACCCGCCGACCGACCACAAGGACTACCTGCACCGCGGCGGCCGCACCGCCCGCGCCGGCGAGTCCGGCAGCGTCGTCACCCTCGTCACCCCCAACCAGCGCCGCGACATGACCCGCCTCATGGCCGCCGCCGGGATCGTCCCCCAGACCACCCAGGTCCGCTCCGGTGAAGAGGCGCTGCACCGCATCACCGGCGCCCAGGCCCCCTCCGGCATCCCGGTCACCATCACCGCGCCGGTCTCCGAGCGGCCCAAGCGCAGCGCCACCTCCCGCGGTCGCCGCAGTTCCGTTTCGGCGGCCCGGCGCGTGAGCGTGCGGCAGTCCGCCTTCGACGCCGCGGCCTGA
- a CDS encoding cold-shock protein, which yields MAAGTVKWFNAAKGFGFIEQDGGGDDVFAHFSNIAAQGFRELLEGQKVTFDIAQGQKGPTAENIVPA from the coding sequence ATGGCTGCTGGCACCGTGAAGTGGTTCAACGCGGCAAAGGGTTTCGGCTTCATCGAGCAGGACGGTGGCGGCGACGACGTCTTCGCCCACTTCTCGAACATCGCCGCCCAGGGTTTCCGCGAGCTGCTCGAGGGCCAGAAGGTCACCTTCGACATCGCGCAGGGCCAGAAGGGCCCGACGGCCGAGAACATCGTTCCCGCCTGA
- a CDS encoding NAD(P)/FAD-dependent oxidoreductase — protein sequence MEHRIVVLGAGYTGALAAGRLAKRLHREDVTITLVTPEPDFVERVRLHQLAAGQDLRPRPFGEMFAGTGVELRLARVTAVDVDRRTVTVTAANGPEREQLAYDTLVYALGSGWDDGGVPGTADHAHEVSSRPGALRLRERLAALDAGRSVVVVGGGLTGLEAATEIAEARPDLDVALAARGALGDWLSEKGRAHLTKVVDGLGITVHEHTAVNAVAADGVTTADGRTIPAEVTVWTTGFAVHPIARATALETTDRGQIVVDSTMRSVSHPDVYAVGDAASATGPGGKPLRMSCASGVPMAWQAADAIAARLAGTKVPDVDIRYAQQCISLGRKEGLIQFVSADDQAVDRALTGRTAAFYKELICKGAAWGVANPTMGVPSRRRRVVRQETRSGARAETAA from the coding sequence ATGGAGCACCGCATCGTCGTCCTCGGAGCCGGCTACACCGGCGCCCTCGCCGCCGGCCGCCTCGCCAAGCGGCTGCACCGCGAGGACGTCACCATCACCCTCGTCACCCCCGAGCCCGACTTCGTCGAGCGCGTCCGGCTGCACCAGCTCGCGGCCGGCCAGGACCTCAGGCCCCGGCCGTTCGGCGAGATGTTCGCGGGCACGGGCGTGGAACTGAGGCTCGCGAGGGTCACCGCCGTGGACGTGGACCGCCGGACGGTGACCGTCACCGCCGCGAACGGCCCCGAACGGGAGCAACTGGCCTACGACACCCTGGTCTACGCCCTCGGCAGCGGCTGGGACGACGGGGGCGTCCCGGGCACCGCCGACCACGCCCACGAGGTCTCCAGCCGCCCCGGCGCCCTGCGCCTCCGCGAGCGCCTGGCCGCCCTGGACGCCGGCCGGTCCGTCGTCGTGGTCGGCGGCGGCCTGACCGGGCTGGAGGCCGCGACCGAGATCGCCGAGGCCCGCCCGGACCTCGACGTCGCCCTGGCCGCCCGCGGCGCCCTCGGTGACTGGCTCTCGGAGAAGGGCCGCGCCCACCTGACGAAGGTGGTGGACGGGCTCGGCATCACGGTCCACGAACACACCGCGGTCAACGCCGTGGCGGCGGACGGCGTGACGACCGCCGACGGCCGGACCATCCCCGCCGAGGTCACCGTCTGGACCACCGGCTTCGCCGTCCACCCGATCGCCCGGGCCACCGCCCTGGAAACCACCGACCGCGGACAGATCGTGGTCGACAGCACGATGCGCTCCGTCTCCCACCCGGACGTCTACGCCGTGGGCGACGCGGCGTCGGCGACGGGCCCCGGCGGCAAGCCCCTGCGCATGTCCTGCGCCTCGGGCGTCCCCATGGCCTGGCAGGCCGCCGACGCCATCGCCGCCCGTCTCGCCGGCACCAAGGTCCCCGACGTCGACATCCGCTACGCCCAGCAGTGCATCTCGCTCGGCCGCAAGGAGGGTCTGATCCAGTTCGTCAGCGCCGACGACCAGGCGGTCGACAGGGCGCTGACGGGCCGCACGGCCGCCTTCTACAAGGAACTGATCTGCAAGGGCGCGGCCTGGGGCGTCGCCAACCCGACCATGGGCGTCCCGTCCCGGCGCCGCCGTGTCGTACGGCAGGAGACCCGGAGCGGTGCGCGAGCGGAGACCGCCGCCTGA
- the sigJ gene encoding RNA polymerase sigma factor SigJ: MALITSDVERFETARPRLEAIAYRLLGSASEAEDAVQETFLRWQAADIGRIEVPEAWLTKVLTNWCLNLLASARARRETYVGRWLPEPLLAGDPMLGPADTAEQRESVSYAVLVLLERLSPGERAVYVLREAFEYPHREIAEILEITETASQQIYHRAKKHIADGRARTEIDEATALRIVEEFLAAATSGRTEPLVRLLTQDAVSVGDGGGKVLARAKAFEGVRAVATFLRGMFKPSPAKRAHIGGTPDIYATTANGGPAVVAVVDGRVVGITCLEVTGEGIAAVRHQVNPDKLVRATEQWAAADHREPPLHTL; encoded by the coding sequence ATGGCCCTGATCACCAGTGACGTGGAGCGCTTCGAGACCGCCAGGCCCCGGCTGGAGGCCATCGCCTACCGGCTGCTCGGCTCTGCGAGTGAGGCGGAGGACGCCGTTCAGGAAACGTTCCTGCGGTGGCAGGCGGCCGACATCGGGCGGATCGAGGTGCCCGAGGCCTGGCTGACGAAGGTTCTCACCAACTGGTGCCTCAACCTGCTCGCTTCGGCGCGTGCCCGGCGCGAGACGTACGTGGGGCGGTGGCTGCCCGAGCCACTGCTCGCCGGGGACCCGATGCTCGGCCCGGCCGACACCGCCGAGCAGCGCGAATCGGTGTCGTACGCCGTCCTCGTCCTGCTGGAGCGCCTGTCGCCGGGCGAGCGGGCGGTGTACGTGCTGCGCGAGGCCTTCGAGTACCCGCACCGGGAGATCGCCGAGATCCTGGAGATCACCGAGACCGCCAGCCAGCAGATCTACCACCGGGCCAAGAAGCACATCGCGGACGGCAGGGCACGCACCGAGATCGACGAGGCCACCGCCCTGAGGATCGTCGAGGAGTTCCTGGCCGCGGCGACCAGCGGCCGTACCGAGCCCCTCGTACGCCTGCTCACCCAGGACGCCGTTTCGGTCGGCGACGGCGGCGGGAAGGTCCTGGCCCGCGCGAAGGCGTTCGAGGGCGTGCGCGCGGTCGCCACGTTCCTGCGCGGCATGTTCAAGCCCAGCCCGGCCAAGCGGGCCCACATCGGTGGCACGCCGGACATCTACGCCACGACCGCGAACGGCGGGCCGGCCGTCGTGGCGGTCGTGGACGGCCGGGTCGTCGGGATCACCTGCCTGGAGGTAACCGGGGAGGGCATCGCCGCCGTCCGCCATCAGGTCAACCCCGACAAGCTCGTCCGTGCGACCGAGCAGTGGGCCGCCGCGGACCACCGCGAGCCCCCGCTGCACACCCTTTGA
- a CDS encoding protease inhibitor I9 family protein produces the protein MRRPLPLPAPLPLLRPVLVAALLLAAPVALAPVAHADQGTGLSAPRAAEVGTYIVTLVPGADPAQVMRETGVTEVRYVYRSVVRGFAAELNEAQLTAVRAHPDVTGVERDGGVVGAPVQPWGWGG, from the coding sequence GTGCGCCGTCCCCTTCCGCTTCCGGCTCCCCTTCCGCTCCTGCGCCCCGTCCTGGTCGCCGCCCTGCTGCTCGCCGCGCCCGTCGCGCTGGCGCCCGTCGCGCACGCCGACCAGGGGACCGGTCTCAGCGCCCCGCGGGCGGCCGAGGTCGGTACGTACATCGTGACCCTCGTCCCCGGCGCCGATCCCGCACAGGTGATGCGCGAGACCGGCGTCACGGAGGTCCGCTACGTCTACCGCAGCGTGGTACGGGGCTTCGCCGCCGAGCTGAACGAGGCGCAGCTGACGGCGGTGCGGGCGCACCCCGACGTCACCGGCGTCGAGAGGGACGGCGGGGTCGTCGGGGCGCCCGTCCAGCCGTGGGGCTGGGGCGGCTGA
- a CDS encoding nuclear transport factor 2 family protein produces the protein MDVTTAGTPHWPHDFTRRLFSVIDGRRWHELGRVFAADCVYHRPGYPALVGLADIERFYREERIIESGVHRVEEVMAGNDSLACWGSFQGLSRAGERLAERFSDHYRIDDGMISSRRTYFYRAAI, from the coding sequence GTGGACGTGACGACCGCCGGGACGCCGCACTGGCCCCACGACTTCACCCGTCGGCTCTTCTCCGTCATCGACGGCCGCCGCTGGCATGAACTCGGCCGCGTCTTCGCCGCGGACTGCGTGTACCACCGGCCTGGATATCCCGCCCTCGTCGGGCTCGCCGACATCGAGCGGTTCTACCGCGAGGAGCGGATCATCGAGTCCGGTGTGCACCGGGTCGAGGAAGTCATGGCCGGCAACGACTCACTGGCGTGCTGGGGAAGCTTCCAGGGCCTGAGCCGGGCGGGTGAGCGCCTTGCCGAACGGTTCTCCGACCACTACCGCATCGATGACGGCATGATCAGCTCACGCCGCACGTACTTCTATCGCGCGGCGATCTGA